A window of Kribbella sp. NBC_00382 genomic DNA:
GGTGGGGTCGTCGGTGGTGTGGTCGGCGGCGTCGTGGGCGGCGTCGTGGGCGGAGTCGTGGGTGGGGTGGTCGGCGGCGTCGTGGGCGGAGTCGTCGGCGGCGTCGTGGGTGGGGTGGTCGGTGGCGTCGTCGGCGGTGTGGTCGGCGGCGTTGTGGGCGGAGTGGTGGGCGGCGTCGTCGGTGGTGTGGTCGGCGGCGTCGTCGGTGGCGTGGTCGGCGGCGTCGTGGGTGGCGTGGTCGGCGGAGTTGTGGGTGGGGAGGTTGGTGGGGTGGGGGTGCAGAGTGGTTTGGTGACGGTGTTTGTGTCCAGGGTGACGGCGCCGTTGCGGGCCAGTAGGCGGCCGATTGCGGTGGCGCCGGTCTGCATCGTGATCGACGTCAACGCCAGGATGGTGCCGCGGAAACTGGTGGCGGTACCGATCGTCGCGGAGCTGCCGATCTGCCAGAACACGTTGCAGGACTGGGCTCCGTTGGTCAGCAGCACCTGGCTGCTGGAGGCCGTGGTAAGCGTCGAGCCCGCCTGGAACACGAACACCGGCCCCGCGTCGCCCTCGGCATCCAAGGTGAGGGTCCCGGTCAGCCCGATCGAGGACGCCGAGTTGTAGACCCCCTGGGTCAGGGTCTTGCCACCCAGGTCGTCGGTGATCGGTGACGGCGGCGACTCCCCTGCCGCGACGTTGTAGGCCGTGACCAGGTCGTCCTTCGCGCCTTGGGTGACGCTGTCCCCGGCATGGTTCGTCCCGGTGATCGTCATCGTCCCCGTCCCGCTGATCGACGGGTTGGGGAAACTGCCGATGTCGCCGTTCAGCGTGGTCGGCCCGGTATTGGTGATCCCCGACCCGCCCAGCACCACGAAACTTCCGGCCGTACCCAACGGCACCTGGACCGCCGCCGCCTGGGCGCTTCGTCCGGTGACCAGCATGCCTCCCGCGGAGACTGCGACCGCTGCGGCGACCGCCAGCACGCTCAGCCGCCAGCCGCCTCGGATCGGCCCGTGCCTGGAGAATTTCATGATCGATTCACCCTCAAGTCCATCGATAAGTGCCTGATCCGGCAGGCAGCACCGCGTGCCGCGCCGGCAGTCTTCGCGAGGGAGGGTCCGCTGCTACACGGACGACGTCTCGAGGGCCGGGCAGAGGCCGGCAACAGGACATCGGGAGACCGCCATCGGCGGGAACACCAGGTCCCGCCGCGAGTTGATGGCGCGTTCGCACCCCGTTCGATCGGCGGCAGTCCACAGAGGCCGCGATACGCCGATCACAATTCGTAACTGAGGCTGACGTTAGGTCACCAATCACTACCTGTCAACAACTCGACGGATGCCATCGGCAACCAGTCCGGTTAGTTGCCTGATTCAACTAGTGCGGGCCTCCGGCGCACGCGTCCGCGCTCAACTGGCGAGAGGTGATTAATCAAGGTTGTTCAATAAGCTTGAATAAGGCACACTCGATGGTATGGCTCGGGTGGAACTGCATCGGTGGCCGGGGCACCCGGATGGGTTCACCCGGGCTGAGCGGCTGGGCGGGTCGTATGAGTTGTACTTTCCTGATCCGCTGGTCGGCCGGGACTTCGACCTCAGCGATGAGGTGCTGGCCGCGTTGGAGGATGCGGCCGGGGATCTCGCGCGGCTGGATGCGACCGCGGCGGTACTGACGAACAGCGAGGCGTTGGCCCGGTTGTTGTTGCGGGCAGAGGCCGTTGGGTCGTCCCAGATCGAGGGCTTGGTGGTGGGAGCTCGGCGGTTACTCAAGGCCGAGGCATTGCGCGACAGTGGGCGGCATCATGACGTGACGGCCGAGGAGGTGCTCGGGGCGGTCGACGCGATGATGTGGGTGAACGAGTCGGTCCGGATCGGGGACAAACTAGAGGTTGAGCATCTGCTGGAAGCGCATCGGCGGTTGATGGCGCATTCGCCGAATCCTGAGTTCGGGGGTGAGGTGCGTTATCTGCAGAACTGGATCGGTGGGCGCTCCCCCGCTGAGGCGTATTACGTGCCGCCGCCGGCTCATGTGGTGCCTGAGTTGCTGGCGGATCTGATGGCGTTTGTTCGTGAGTCGCCGTTACCGGTGCTGGCGAAGACGGGGATTGCGCATGCGCAGTTCGAGACGATCCATCCATTTGCCGATGGCAACGGTCGGACCGGGCGGGCGCTGATTCATATGGTTTTGCGGGCGGAGGGGCTGGTCGAGCGGAGTGTGCCGCCGGTGTCGCTGTCGCTTGCCACGCATGCGACGCAGTACGTCGAAGCGCTGACTGCGTTTCGGCATACCGGCAAGGCCACCAACGCGCGCGCCCGCAGTGCTGCGAACGAGTGGCTGCTGATGTTCGCCACCGCGTGCAGCCATGCGACCGGCGAGGCCGCACGATTCGAACGCACCGCCGCGGACCTCAAGACTGCTTGGCGCGAACGAGCTGCGCCGGTGCGTGCGGGATCCGCCGTTGACCTCCTGATCGACACTCTGCCGGCCGCACCCGTCCTGACGCTCGCCGCCGCGGCTGAGCTGATCGGCAGGTCGCAGCAGGCCGCGAATCAGGCGCTGGCACGGCTGACCGAGGTCGCCGTTCTGCGCGAGATCACCGACGGTCGCCGCAACCGTGTGTATGAAGCTCCTGAGTTGATCGATGCCTTCACCCTCCTCGAACGCCGCTTCGCCAGCCCGGCGGCCGACACCCAGGTCGCGGCGCCTAGCAGACCGGTTCCGTCAGTGCCACGACCAACACGCTGAGCTGATTGACTTTCCTCGCTTCCTCGATGAACAATTCGAACACATGTTCGAGAGCTGGACCAAATCGGGGAGTGTGAGGATCTGTGATGCCGGAGCCGTTCGACTGGGAGATCTTGCAGCGGCCGTCCGCCATGGCGATGGTGCGCGGGCAGCTCGGCTTCAGCTGGATGGTGTTGTCGGGCCGGTTGGCGGCGCTGACCGACGAGGAGTACTTCTGGCGGCCGAGCAGTGAGGCGCTGACGGTGGTGCGCCGGCAGTACGCGGGGCGGTTCAGGTCGCTCGGGTCGGGCGAGTGGGTGGCGCAATGGCCGGACGAGCCGGACCATCGCGGGCCGCGGACGATCGCCTGGCTGATCGCGCATCTGACCGAAACGTTCTTCGAGCGTTGGGAATGGACCTTCGGCGCGAGCCGACAAGGGCGCGCTGACATCACCTTGCACGGCAACGCCCAGGACGCCGTCGCGTGGCTGGCGCACTGGGTCGAGGCCTGGCGCGACT
This region includes:
- a CDS encoding ice-binding family protein, coding for MKFSRHGPIRGGWRLSVLAVAAAVAVSAGGMLVTGRSAQAAAVQVPLGTAGSFVVLGGSGITNTGPTTLNGDIGSFPNPSISGTGTMTITGTNHAGDSVTQGAKDDLVTAYNVAAGESPPSPITDDLGGKTLTQGVYNSASSIGLTGTLTLDAEGDAGPVFVFQAGSTLTTASSSQVLLTNGAQSCNVFWQIGSSATIGTATSFRGTILALTSITMQTGATAIGRLLARNGAVTLDTNTVTKPLCTPTPPTSPPTTPPTTPPTTPPTTPPTTPPTTPPTTPPTTPPTTPPTTPPTTPPTTPPTTPPTTPPTTPPTTPPTTPPTTPPTTPPTTPPTTPPTTPPTTPPTTPPTTPPTGPKPPQVTKTPRGPVGTGDASGWSIWLIEPPVVPWFGWTTP
- a CDS encoding Fic family protein, yielding MARVELHRWPGHPDGFTRAERLGGSYELYFPDPLVGRDFDLSDEVLAALEDAAGDLARLDATAAVLTNSEALARLLLRAEAVGSSQIEGLVVGARRLLKAEALRDSGRHHDVTAEEVLGAVDAMMWVNESVRIGDKLEVEHLLEAHRRLMAHSPNPEFGGEVRYLQNWIGGRSPAEAYYVPPPAHVVPELLADLMAFVRESPLPVLAKTGIAHAQFETIHPFADGNGRTGRALIHMVLRAEGLVERSVPPVSLSLATHATQYVEALTAFRHTGKATNARARSAANEWLLMFATACSHATGEAARFERTAADLKTAWRERAAPVRAGSAVDLLIDTLPAAPVLTLAAAAELIGRSQQAANQALARLTEVAVLREITDGRRNRVYEAPELIDAFTLLERRFASPAADTQVAAPSRPVPSVPRPTR
- a CDS encoding DinB family protein; translation: MPEPFDWEILQRPSAMAMVRGQLGFSWMVLSGRLAALTDEEYFWRPSSEALTVVRRQYAGRFRSLGSGEWVAQWPDEPDHRGPRTIAWLIAHLTETFFERWEWTFGASRQGRADITLHGNAQDAVAWLAHWVEAWRDSIAELEEDQAMTVGLSQATELDAAEPFGHVVLRLNRELIHHGSEIMTLQDLHALAA